Part of the Paroedura picta isolate Pp20150507F chromosome 3, Ppicta_v3.0, whole genome shotgun sequence genome is shown below.
agaGTTTTGTAATTCTGAAAAAATTGCTTTTAATACTTAAATTGTTGATATTTCATAATATGTATTAATGGAATCAGAATACCTGTATTGGCATAAAGAATCGAAAtgtattaatgggggggggggtttgcagttGTTGAGAGCCACCCAGAGCCGGACAGGGACGGGTGGCTAATCATtccttattaataataataaatatcatTAATAATCAATTATTAGCTACCCTTCTCTGTTAATTATTAACAATAATTCCTTATTATTTATCACTGTGCATAATGATAATATAAAAGTAGCATATTCATAATATAAAAGTTACAAGATAATTCCTTATAATTATCTTATTGTTTAGATTATGATTATTAAAACTTCCAGGCTCCCCAGCCGGCCCCTCCACCCGCCCCCGCCCTTGCCACGGGATAGGCGCTGTCCCGAATGTGGGCGTGGTCTGCAACGCCCCGCCCCCCCGCTCACGTGTCCTGCAGTTGCTCGGGCCAGCCGCGCTCGCGCTCGCCGCGCAGGAGCGCCGCCACGCGCAGGCGCAGGATGCCGACGGCCAGGGCGATCCAGGCGACGGCCAGCAGAACCCAGAAGCGGATCGAGCCATCCAGGCGCAACTCCGGCGCCGCCATCGCTGGGCGGACTCGGGACCACTCGGTTTAAAAAAGGGAACGAAAGTTGGGTGGGCACAGAAACCGGAAATGGCTTCATTGAGAAAAACGTCACTTCCGGTTCCCATCTCGGAAAGTCGGGCGCGAAACTTCATTCGGAAAAATTCCCGGTCGACGGCTTGGAAATCCTTTAATTTCGTTGTAGAAAATCAGTTTATAGCGGGAATTTTTTTGGCGAATTGAGAACTGGCTCTCGAGGTTCCCGGATGTTCGATCCGGAAGTGATTCCTTTCACCTCGCACGGAGCGACGGCTAAGATAAGCGCGTGACCGCGTGTGGGAATCCTCCATAGAGATGCGGTCTTTCCCGTACTCTCGCCCCGCAAATGGCGGCCTCCCAGTGGCACGCATGGCCAGGTATTGTCGACAGCCGTCCAAATGAAATAGAGAGATATAAAGGTGCGAGAAAGGAGTTCTTTATTTCGTTCTTACTATATTCCTGCGTGGTCCCTTTATGACCGAATCCTCCTGGCTTGTGTTGGGGTTCGATTGAGTGCCGGAAGTGCGAGAGAGTCGGGTTCCTCGCAGACGCTATGGCCGCTTTCCAAGCTTGAATGTAAGTCTGCTTTTGCAGCCGGGTAGGATTCGCTCTTTGTGCCTCTCGGAGTGCTGGGGGGAAATGTGTGTTTAAATGCAAAAGCTGGGAAGCTTGCAGAAGGGGGCCTCttggaggaaatggggagggaagacagccctccagctccctcctcccttttattgCTTGCTTGCTGGAAACCAGCGGGGCAAGGGGTTAGATCTCCCGCCGGGTTGGATCAAGGCAGAGGGGAGGGTGTTGGAAGGCTGGGGTGCCTTGGCCTGCGCTAAACCTCGACAGCAGTGGCCAGCAGTTGCATTTCCAAATCATGCCCTGGGTTTGCTGGTTGGAGGTCTGCATTTGCTTCCCCCTGCCCAGTTGCAGAGATTAACTTTCTGTTCTTTCCACAGTCCCTGCTGCTCTTAGAGACACCTATGGCGATGCTAGACGAACAGCAGGTGCAAGGGAAGGTGCTGCGTTACGAAGCCTTCATTAGTGATGTCCTGCAGCGGGATCTCCAGTAAGTGACCTCCCCCCAGCCCTGTGTTCTGCCCCGAGCACGCTCACGCCCTCTGGTCCCCAGTGGCTCTTGTTTTGGGTCCAGTTTCTCTCTTATGCCAATTCTCCAGTGGAGTGCCAGCTTGGGGTGATGTGGGAGACGGCGGCATTGTTGCCCCTGTGAAGATTCACGTTCAGTCGTAATCCTGGCACTCTCCCTTGGGCCTTTCCTACACAGCTCTCAGCTGCTGGGTGCCTGTAAAGATTCTGGCCAAACCAGTGATCAATGTACATTGTTTGGCGGTGAAAAGCACttcctgcttatttatttattatatatttatataccaccctccctgaaggctcagaacGGTATACACCAAACAGGAATAGCTGACGGAGGACGAGGCCGGAGATTAACagtgctggtttgccattgcctacctctgcataatagggcctcttgtgacgcagagtggtaaggcagcgacatgctgtctgaagctgtctgcccatgaggttgggagttcaatcccagcagctggcttagggtcgactcagccttccatccttccgaggtgggtaaaatgagtacccagcttgctgggtggtaaacggtaatgactggggaaggcactggcaaaccaccccgtattgagtctgccatgaaaacgctggagggcatcaccccaagagtcagacatgacctggtgcttgcacaggggatacctttacctctgaataccagctcctgaatttccttggtggcctctcaccTGCATACCAACTGGGGGCTGACCGTGCTTAGCAGCTGAGATCGGTGGAgatttggctagcctgggctctcCAGTTTTGATATACAATACCTAGTCTAGTTGTATGCGGTTGGCACGCCTTGTTGTCCTGCGATTCCATGAAGGCACACAATCGCCAAAGCAGGCTCGCGATCCATGGGCCTGGGAGAGCGGTAATGTACCGCTGGCCGCCAGATGCAGGAACCATCCGGGAGAGGTGGTGAtacatatttttatgtatttttaatgttttatgatgtaaaccgccacaataCCATCTGGGGAGTGGCGGTgtatacattaaaatataaataaactaaaaataATTTACAAGAACCAGATCCCACATTGCAGTCTCTATGGGGGCGGGAGGTGGAATTAGGTGGGGGCAGGTGCTCTCAAGTTGTGGCTGATCCATGGGGACcccaaaggggtttcaaggcactTCTGTGTAGTGCTTCTGggcgtccttggtggtctcccatcccaggtcTAACCTGGATTGGCCCTGCTTGGCTCTGAGATCTGAGTGGATCGAACTAGCGTGCTCTATATAGGGACATTaattctttagggcaggggtagtcagctggcaggggttcatggggattgtagtccatggacatctggaggaccacaggttgcctacccctgctttagggtatcAAAAGAACTCCCCCTGCTGGACAATCACTGacattttctcccaggaaagtgaTGGAGCAGCGGGATGAAGTCTGCGAGAAGATTGCCCAGTACCTGCAGCTGAAGAACGTGATTGAGCGGCTTCAGGTAATTCAGAAGTCTTTCCATTGTCACCCCTCAGTCAGCGGCTTTCCTTAGAATCGAAGTAGCTTGATGCGAGGGATTGACGGTGGCAGGCTGCTGGCTGAAGGGCCAGTTGAAAAGGTGGCTCTGTCCGTAGGGAGTGGAAATAGATCAGTAAGATGCTGTCCTTTCTTCTCAGGAGACAGGAAGCCGGGAATTGGTGACCCAAGTGGACCTCGGATGCAATTTCTACGTCAACGCAGAAGTGTAAGTAGAGTGTAGCGCCTCCTTTGCCTTTTCCCTTCTGGTTCTGACCCTTTGTTTCCTGGCTGCCCCATGCAAagtcagcgtggtgcagtggttaaagaatggcaggttctaatctggagatgctgggtttgattccccactcctccttcccatgcagtcatttgggtgaccttgggccagtcccagttctcttggagctctcagaactctctgggcctcaccttcctcccaggaaaggctgttgtggggagaggaagggaaggcgacgtCAGtccccttgagactcctttggctagtaaaaagcagggtacaaaaaaaaacagctcttattattattatatttacttcctttataacccatctttctccccagtgggagcagcttacatcattcgcCTATCCTTAtcttcacaatgaccctgtgaggcaggctagtgtgtgactggccctaaGGATACCCAGCATACCTCCGTGGcagagaggggagtcaaacctgatTCTCACATATCCTTGTCTAAcacaggagtagccaaactgtggctcctctgatgtccctgactacaatttccagatgagaagctaccactcttaacactaagctggctctctagaaatcaaataaacttCTTTGCCTGGGTGAAACTTAAAATTGGGAGTTCAGGGCTGTTTGAGACAGGAGAAAGAGGCTAGCTTGGGCGAGAACTCTGCCCTCTTATCCCAGGTAAACAATTTCTGGGTAAAAATAACCGCTGCGTCCCAGAAAGGCACTTAGTGAAACAAATGTCAAATTTAGGCTGTTTTCTCGCCCTCTCCGAAGCAAGGGAGGGCAGATTAGAGTCCGAAGTGACACTTTTTTCTCTCGGCTTTCTGCTGGCGACAGGCCGAGAGCTGTGCGAATGAACAGCAGCcgtgagcagcagaaaagaaggagGGTAGAGAGGCCATTTGTTTGAGGAGGGCTGGTGGTAAGGGGGAAGGAATTGACGCTCACTACTGGCAAGTGGCTGAGTAGAGTTGATGTGTGAGATGTGCCTAAAATTCCCCTCTCTATGCAGTTCTCGAGGGAGGATTGTTTCTGGCAGCTAGGCGTCCTGATCTGCAGTAGGACAGCAAATTTTGAGTCCGGGAGCACCTGAGATTTCCAGGGTACAAGCTCTTTTGAACAGAGGCCaacctttgactctcaaaagccagCGCCCTGGAAATCTCTTCGGTGTCTTGTTAAGGACATCAAAAGAGCTCTTTCCTAAGAATCCCTAACATAGACTTTCAcgtttttcactgctgcagctcaCTGAGTTAGCGATTTCATCCAGCTATTCACTGCAGCCCCAAGATCGTTTCCCTCTCAGTCTTAGCCTATGCTGGAAGCTGGGATTTCTATACTGGACAATTTCTCCATCCACTTGGCTTAAATATAACGGGGAGGGCGAGCTTAGGGGAGAGAGTTCGCGATGGATCACACAACCTCGTTGGCGTCCCTGTACCTTTTGCACCGTTGCGATAACTGTGAACCGGAATTTGCCCCTGGGCTTtcacccccctcctcctggcaGGGCCCAGTTAATTGGGTTTTgcttccctgccccttccccaccTATCCTGCTGCAGGCCGGATACCTCCACCATCTTTGTGGCACTGGGATATGGCTTCTACGCAGAGCTGACGCTGCCCGAGGCCCTGGCCTTTGTGGAGAAGAAGAACAAGCTGTTGAATGAGTGAGTTTGGGAGGAGAACGCCCTCCTCGCCTGTCCCCATACGACTCCTTCaggcggcctttctcaacttttgtacgcCTTCTGTCGATGGCTGGGCTTCCAGTCagatttccttcctccctccttcctccctccctcccttcttccttcctccctccctttctccctccctccttcctccctcctcccttcccttcctccctccttccttcctccctcccttcctttctccctctctccctccttccctcccttcttccttccttccttcctttctccctccttccttcctccctcccttcttccttcctttctccctttctccctccttcctccctccttccttccctcccttcttccttcctttctccctccctccttcctcccttcttccttccttccttcctccctttctccctccttcccttcctccctcccttccttccttcctttctccctccctccctctctccctccttccctccctcccttcttccttcctttctccctcctccctctctccctccctcccttcttcctccctttctccctcctttctccctccttccttccctccctccctccctccctccttccttccttccttccttccttccttccttccttccttccttccttccttccttccttcttaataATCCATAGGAACATTAGTAGtgtgaataacaacaacattgggaggtcagtt
Proteins encoded:
- the UXT gene encoding protein UXT: MAMLDEQQVQGKVLRYEAFISDVLQRDLQKVMEQRDEVCEKIAQYLQLKNVIERLQETGSRELVTQVDLGCNFYVNAEVPDTSTIFVALGYGFYAELTLPEALAFVEKKNKLLNETAEILTKDSAKIKANIRMVLEGLRELQGLQDLPDENRRDIVL